A DNA window from Solanum lycopersicum chromosome 3, SLM_r2.1 contains the following coding sequences:
- the LOC101259230 gene encoding nuclear transcription factor Y subunit C-1-like, translating into MASHSDPVAANAEVAAAVNAEEEVAAVNAEVVAVAEATAQPIVNANDYLLQQQMRLFWAAQLQEIIKIRDFRGHSLPISRIKKIMKSDKEVRMISAESPILLAKACELFIQELTHRSWLKAQECQRQTLKKIDFFTVLKETELFDFLVDAISMDEPEEEAPTYVPGMLGNIPNRIPYYYSPMGPPAPPMAPLAPSVRPPAPSMGPPAPSMPTPPRGIMGRRAMPSVAPSMHIPPPLYPRKFGWYAASGNPYATGGSSGQGSGDPQRSCLF; encoded by the exons atggcAAGTCACTCTGACCCGGTGGCAGCCAATGCAGAGGTGGCGGCGGCGGTGAATGCAGAGGAGGAGGTGGCGGCGGTGAATGCAGAGGTGGTGGCGGTGGCGGAGGCGACTGCTCAGCCGATTGTGAACGCGAACGATTATCTCCTCCAGCAGCAGATGCGGTTGTTTTGGGCAGCTCAGCTTCAAGAGATCATAAAGATAAGAGATTTCAGGGGCCACAGTCTTCCCATTTCTCGAAtcaagaaaatcatgaaatcggACAAGGAAGTCCGTATGATTTCTGCTGAATCGCCTATTCTGCTTGCTAAGGCATGTGAGCTCTTTATTCAGGAGCTCACCCATCGTTCCTGGCTTAAGGCCCAAGAATGCCAGCGTCAGACTCTAAAAAAGATTGACTTCTTTACGGTGCTTAAGGAGACTGAACTCTTTGATTTCCTTGTGGACGCCATTTCTATGGATGAGCCAGAGGAAGAAGCTCCTACTTACGTGCCTGGCATGTTGGGTAACATACCAAATCGTATCCCGTACTATTACTCACCAATGGGACCTCCTGCTCCACCAATGGCACCTCTTGCTCCATCAGTGAGACCTCCTGCTCCATCAATGGGGCCACCTGCTCCATCAATGCCTACTCCACCCAGGGGGATCATGGGAAGGCGTGCTATGCCTTCGGTTGCACCCTCAATGCACATCCCGCCTCCGTTGTACCCGCGGAAATTCGGTTGGTATGCTGCTAGCGGTAATCCATATGCTACTGGAGGGAGCAGTGGACAGGGTAGCGGTGATCCTCAAAG GTCATGCCTCTTTTGA